GAGGCTCTAGCCAGGCTTAGAAGGACCGGTCACCTGCCAATGGACGCCGACGAGTATAGTATAGAGTGGATTAAGGGCTTGTTGGAGAAGGCTAGGAGGTGGGTCGAACTATACGCGCCTAGTAGCCTCCGGGTCAAGATACTAGACAAGCTGGACGAAGCCGTGGCAGCATCCCTAAAGTACAAGGCTATATTCTCTAGGCTCGCCGACAGGCTTGAAACCCTGGAGGAGTGGCGTGAGGATAAGATAAAGGAGGCTATGATCGAGGCGACCACCGGGTTATCGGGGCGCGAGAGGCGGGAGTTCTATAGGGAATTCTATAGGGTATTCGTCGGAGAGGATAGGGGGCCCAGGGCCGCGCCGCTCTTATCGCTGTTACCCAAGGAGTTCGTATTGGAGAGGCTTAGGGAGGCTGCTGGTTTAAGCGATTGATGGTGCAAGCAGGTAGCGGACCCTGCTGCCGTCGGGGCTCTTGAACACCATCTCCAAGGGCCTCTCGCTTGAGAACTTGATGTCGACGGCCTCGGCTATCTTAGTCAGGTTTAGCACGTTCTTGAGGTAAGATACCTCGTAGACGCTTACAGACGGCTTCCTTACCTCAAGAAAGAGTAATGCGCTCGACACTCCCTCTTGAAGCACCGCCTCCACGCGTGCTCTCGTCTCGGCCTTGGCGCGTATAACAAGTTTCCCCTCCTCGGCCTCGAACTCTACATCCTTGCCCACGACCTCCACATCCTTTATAGCCCTCTTGACAGCCTCGGCTATTACGCTAGCTTCAACGTCGTGTTCAAGGGTTAGATTCTCTGGTACGTCGATGAATACCTCGATGTTGGGTAGGAGGAACCTTTTGACGACGGCGCTCTCTACCTGGATGAATATCTTGTCGTCTGATACCTTGAAGAGCACCGATTCACCCTTCTTCCCCTTCTTTAGCGCGTTTACAAGGGACTCCAGCCTCACGCCCATGTAGACGGATTCCCGAGTCTCGTCAATGCTGTATTCAAGGAACGAGTCCTGGGGCATCCATATCTCTATATAGGCTATCTTAGCCGGGTCCATGCCAGCTACCCTGACTCCATCCCTACCTATCTCGAACCGGGCCTCGTCTAGGATCTTTGAGAGGGCCTCTACAAACTCCCTAAAACTCTTCGAATCCGGGTATCTCAGGGTAGCAACCACATCCTCTATCGAAGCCTCTAGCGTCTCAGCCAAAACCCATCCCCATGCTATCGTGTATGCTATTATTCTTTATAGGGTTACTTGTTCTATTATGAAGGCTTCTTGGAGGGCCGATGAAGAATACGCCATCGCCCGACAAAACCCCTGTGTATGGGGAGGAACCGACCCCGAGAGGCCCCCTCTAAATAGCTACAGGTATTCGAGCTCGCCCTCCTCGGCCTGGAGCGCCGTGGCCATAGC
This window of the Candidatus Thermodiscus eudorianus genome carries:
- a CDS encoding DNA polymerase sliding clamp codes for the protein MAETLEASIEDVVATLRYPDSKSFREFVEALSKILDEARFEIGRDGVRVAGMDPAKIAYIEIWMPQDSFLEYSIDETRESVYMGVRLESLVNALKKGKKGESVLFKVSDDKIFIQVESAVVKRFLLPNIEVFIDVPENLTLEHDVEASVIAEAVKRAIKDVEVVGKDVEFEAEEGKLVIRAKAETRARVEAVLQEGVSSALLFLEVRKPSVSVYEVSYLKNVLNLTKIAEAVDIKFSSERPLEMVFKSPDGSRVRYLLAPSIA